GGGAACCGCCAACGACGCCATGAACATGGCCGCCTACGTGGCCCAAAACCGTCTTTCCGGATACGGGGCGTCGATTTCCGTCGAGGAATTGGACGCGTGGGTCGCCGCCAACAATCCCATCGTGGTGGACGTGCGCGACACCTTCGCCTTCCAGAAGTCGCACATCGCCGGCGCCTTGAACCTGCCCCTGGACACCTTGGCGGAGCAAGCCTCGGAGATCCCGGCGGGTAGGGCCTTGCTGGTGTACGACGAAACCGGCAAGAAGGGCCATCAGGCGGCGCGATTCCTGATCGGGTCGCGTAGCGGACAAATTCTGAACATCACCGGGGGCCACCAGTCCTTGCAGAGACACGCTCGCGCGGCGGGCTTCTCCAAACTGGAAGTTCCCTTGCTCGCGGTGGCGACCAAGTCGGTTGAAGGTCACGCGACCTCCGCCCCACAAGCACCTGCCGCCCCTGCACCGGAACCAGTCAAGGTTGCAGGCCCTCTGATCGTGGACGTGCGCACGCCGGGTGAATTCTCCACCGGAGCGTATCCCGGAGCGGTGAACATCCCTCTGGACGAATTGCCCGGTCGCATGGAGGAACTGGGCGGAGTCAATCGCGAAATCATCCTGTACTGCGCCTCTGGCGGGCGCAGCGGCTACGCCACACGCCTTCTGGCCCAGGCAGGGTTCTCCAACCTGACCAACGCCGGTGGCTTGTCCCAGATGATGCGCCGCGGCCACTGAACACCCAGCAAATTCTGTCTACCAAGGCATCCCCATTCACCGGGGATGCCTTTTCGTTTTTCAGTCCCTTCCTTGTAGAGACGGCCCGGCGGGGCGTCTCTACAAGGAAGGGACGCATTTTCCGTTCTTCAGGTCGGCGATGCGAGCTTGCGGATCGCCACCAGGGGCGCGTGGTCGGTGGTGCGATCCTTCACCACCAGGGTGGTGGCGGGAATCCCCGCGATGGAGGCGCGAAACAAAAGGTCGTGCCCCAGGCACAACCCCATTTCCAACACCAGGTCCACATTGGCCGCCTTGATCTGTTCGGCCTGCCCCAGCGGGTTGCACGAAACCTTGTGGATCTGGGAGACCGCGTTCACCTCGTCCTGCGCGAGGGCACCCGTGGTGCACGATACGGCTTCCACCCGCAATCCTTTGCTTCGCAGATGGCGCGAGACCGTGGCCGCATCCTTCTCCATGCCGTAGCAATACGCAAGACCCACCTTCTTCCACGATCGATCAAGCGCGAACTCGACGATCTCCTCGATGCGCGAGAGAGTCCCCGCCCGTCCACCATCCACCAAGCGGGATGCGGCTTGGACGGTTTCCTGGGTTCCCTCCTGCAGGTAATCCTCCTGAACCTGATCGCGCGAAAACGATTCGTTTCCGCAGGACTCGAGGCTACGACAGGATTTGGCTTTGCAAAGCGTGCACTCCATGCTTGATTCCCCCGTTGTTGATCGCGGGCTTGTCTCGCTACCGGATCTGCGCGACCACCAACGAAACCGCGACACCCAGCAGGAGTATTCCCAGGACTCGCTCCTGCACCCGCTCGGGCATCCGCTTGGAAACCCATCCACCGATTTCCATGCCCAACAGCACGGCGATCAGCGCTGGTGCGACCAGCGTCCATCGGAGATTGCCTGACGGAATTTGCACCGCCAGGCTGGAGGCGGCGTTCAAGGCCATGGCCCCCAGCGAGACCCCCACCGCCGCGGAGGCGGAAAGCCCTCCGCGCAGGATGAGCGCAGGCATAGCCAAAAATCCACCGCCAACCCCGAACAGTCCCATCAAGGCACCGGTCCCCGCGCCCGCCACCGCCAAACCGGTCGGATCCGGCTTCGGGGTGTTCTCGGTTTCTGTCGAGGCCCTGCGCGGCAGAAGCAATCGAGCGCCCGCGAACAACACCACCGCCAGGAAGCTCCAGTGCAGGATCGCACCGGGGATCTTGTGGGAAACCCAAGAGCCCAGGGCGGATAGCACCATTCCAGGCACCGCGAAGCGCCCCAGTACGGAAAGGTCCAACCGCTTGGTCTTCCAGGCATCCCAAGCACCGGAGAGCGCCGCGAATCCAACCACGGCGGTGGTGGCCGGAACGGCGAGTTCCATCGGGACCTTCAGAACCATCAAAAAAATCGGCAGGGCGAGCAAGGCGCCGCCCGCACCCAGCGAACCAAGCACGGTCCCGACCAGGACAAACAGCAGACTGGATTGCCACGTGTAAATGAAGTTTGGGCACATAGTGGTTTCAGACTCCTCCCAAGCCCAGGAAGTTACGCCTTTTCTCAGGGATCCGATGGATTTCCCGATTCCTGAAACATCAGGCGATCGAAGAAGAAACCCGGCTTGGAGCGGAACATGGTCGGAGGACCGGACGTGGTCGAAGCGGTGGTCAGGCTTCCCACTGGCGATCTCGTGAAGGCTTTCCGAGACCATTTGAACGCCGCCTATCGCAGGAATGCTCACCGCCGCAGTCGGAAGGGCACCACCAGCGGGGCATGGTCGGAGGACGCGATCGAATCGCGCACTTGCACCCAGGATGTGTCGACTTCCAAATAGGCGGGATGGAAGTAGACATGGTCCAGCGGGTGCCCGAACCGGGAAGTCCGGCGTGTGCTTTGATCACCGAAACCAAACCGGACCAATCCAATGGATCCCAGGACGGAATCGGACAGATTCTGCTTCCGATCGCTCCAGGTGTTGAAATCCCCCGCGACGATCAGAGGGCCGGTGTGCGCGCGCAAGCGAGCGCACAGATCCACCAATTGGCCGCGGAATCCGGAAAGATTCGGAGAAAAATTCAGGGCGTGCACGTTCGCCACGCAAAGGGTGTCCTTGGCGATCCGGTAGCGGGTCACCAAGGAGGCCTTGCGCGTGCGGGCGACCGGCTCGCCGGCTTTCGAAAGAAGCGGTGTCGCCTCCAAAGGCAGAGCACTGGAGGCGGTGAGGACGCCGTACTGGACACCCTTCCCCGCAAGGTTGGCGGAGAGATGCCAGATTCTGTCAGACAAGGCCGACTGGAGCGCGGAAGGATTGGAATCCACCCGCGCCTCCTGCAGGAGCACCAGATCGGCGCGGCTCGTGTCCACCAAAGCGCCGAGATCGGCAAGGAATCCAGGATGATTTTCCTTGTGGGTGTTCCAGCTGACCAGGGTGAACCTGGAAGGGATCGAATCGGGCAGTGGCCGCACCGGACCTTCGATCAAATGGGGGCTGCGGTGTATGGATCCCGCGCTGGCGACCAGCGGTGCCAGCGCAAGACTCGCGGCGAACACCCTAAAGAGAAAGGGTGACGTTCGCACGAAATTCCTGATTGACGATGCTCACGTCGGGGTATTCGTCGTAGTACCCGAACCGATCGTAGACGTGGTAGGAAACCCCGAAGCCAAGCGCCTTGTAGAGATCTTTCTGGATTTCGATGGAATGGATGTCGATCACCTCGTCACCCGACGCACCGGATTGGGTATGGATCCAGTAGCGGTCGGAGAAGGCCGTCAGCATGCCGAAACGCGGCTTGCGGATGGACAGGGCGGTCTTCCATCCACCGCCAAGGCCGAGGTTGTAATCGCGTTCCACGTTCAGGTAGTATTCGGTGCTGGCGGCTCCCAAGGCGATGAACACGGGCTGCACCCGCCCCCAAAGCCTCCACTTTTCGGCGAACTTCCACTCGGTCATCCACTCGAGCCCCATGCTGTTGGCAGAAAGCCGGTAGATGGAGCTGTTGAGGTAGTCGTAGTTCTGCGTGACTTCGAGGATGTGCCGGGTGCGGTCGGTCTCGAACAGGTCCGTTTTCCACAGCTGCCCGCGAAGGGAGATGTTCGCCACCGGATTGGTCAGAATGGAAAATCCCAGGTTGAGTGAAAAATGGTCGAAGGTTTTTTCCGCCTCGAAGGGATCGCCATGGACTAGACGGATGCTGGTGGAGGCCAACGGCACTTGCGCGACCGGCTCGTTTGCCGTGCCCTTGGCTCGCATCAGCCCCTTGCCGATGGCCCTGCTGGTGGATAGATGGAGCCCCATCAGTTTGTGTTGCTTGGGCGAGCGTGCCCGAACGGGGGTTCCGTTCAGCAACCGATCGATTCCAAAGACCGGATTGAGCAGGAATGCCCCGGATTTGCGCAGCCACCCGGTGGTCTCGCCGGTGGATTCTCCGCTGACATATTCCGCCAACCTCCAGCTGGTCTCGCCGAGCATGGCTCCTCCCATGCGCGTGGTGGCCAGGTCGTTGAGGGCGGGCGGCTCGGTCTCCATGAAGTATTCCCAATGGATACTTCCCAAGGTCGTATAGGCCAGGCTCCCGAAATAACCATGTCCGTTGGCACGGGCGATGGAGTAGTACATCCCCCCTTGGACGGGATGCCCGATCTGGTTGACCTCGAAATTATTGTCGTCCCAGACCCATTCGTGGGCGATGTTGTGCCAGATCGTTTCCCCATCGATCTCGGCGTAGGGAGCGCGGCGCACGTAGTTGTTGTACGCCCCCATCGCCGCATTGGCTCCCACGATCTGGATCACGGGCAGGAAGTAGGCGGGACGTGGGACCGAATCCAACACAGGCACGGAATCGGATGGTTGCTGGGAAAACAAGCTCCCCGCGCCCACGCCAAGAATGGATGCAATCAACATTGTTTGGGAGTATACGATTCTTGCGCCCCTCCTTGTAGAGACGCCCCGGCGGGGCGTCTCTACAAGGAGGGGCGCCCTACGCCACCACTCGCTGCCGCAGCGCCCACCAGGCGCTCCAAAGATGGCAACCCACGCACAGCCCGAGGGAAAACTCGAGCGCCGCGCAAAGCCCAAGCATACCGGCGGCAACGCGGAAAACCTCCACGCCACTCGTCCAACTCATCGCCAACAACGCGATGGAAAACCCCAATCCGATCCGGGCGGCAAAGCGCTTGGGTCCGGCATCGACCCGGCGAGAAGGCACCCCAAGCTTGGTCAGGATGGAGCCAGACATCCGGGCCAGCACGCTCCAACGAGGCCTGGAAAAGCCCCGAAGACCGAAGTCGCAGGCCAGAGCCAGAAGAATCCACCGAGCCCAAGGAAGCGGTAATACCAACACCAAGGCGATGGCGACGACCACCCAGAACGCCACAAGACGAGCCACGTTTTCGTTGATCGAATATCCAGCGATCGGGCAGCTTGCCATACAACACCCCTTTTTCCGTGATCAATGCCTTTGCGACAACGATCGCTCTGCTTCGCGATGCAAGCAGGCAACCTTGAATTCAATATACATACCTATCAGATCTGTTTGATGTGTTTAGTGGAATTTTTGCGCATCTCCACCTCCCGCAAATCTTGCGGAATGAGATCCTTCGCTGGAAGCCCCAAAACCGGAAGCTCTCTGGAGAGGGGTTCCGAGCGCGAACAGGAGCACGATTCCATGAGCACAGAACCTGCCTGCAAATCCACAGAACCCATCGTCCGACGCGTTGCCGGGATCGTCATCCTGACCTCGGCGGCGCTGGCCTGGTGGGTCCACCCAGCCTGGATCGCCCTGGCGGCCTTCGCCGGATTCAACCTTCTTCAATCCAGCTTCACAGGGTTTTGTCCGCTGGAAATCATCCTGAAGAAGCTCGACAGGAGCTGATCTTGCCGGTTTGCGGCTCAGAGGGCCGACAGAACCTCGATCGGATCGAAGGAATAGGCGCTGCGGCAGAAGTCGCACACCACTTCCAACTTCTCCCCTTTTTCCTTGGCGTCCAAGGCGCTCTCCGCTCCCAACGCCACCAAGGCGGTCAAAGCCCGCTCCCGCGTACACGGACAGAAAACGACAATTTCCGATCGCGCCAGGACATCCCAGGTGTCCACGCTGAGCCCCGCGCCGATCGCGGCGGGGTCCCAAACTGCTCCCCGCGCCTTCCAGGATGCATCCAACGCGGCAAGCTGATCGAGCGCGGTGGTTGGAAATCCGCGCAGCCAAGCCCCCCGGACCCTGCTGGGCAATCCGGATGCACCCAGCTCCACCGGCAGATCCAACCATGAGGGCAATTGCTCGGATTGGTCCATGAAGGCTTGCAGCACGGCCTGCACGGTCCGGGCGGGGGCTTCGGCAACGCTTTGGTAGTGGACTCCCCCTTCGCCCAACCGGCGCACCTTCGCCAAGGCGACATCGGAAGACGTCCCCCGGGCGGCGGACTTGGCGCGCACCAACCCCTCCGCTGTGGCATCGGCGTAGTAGATCCGGTCCAGAACCTCCAACTGCAGCGAAATGGTCTGGCCCGACTTTAAATCAGAGGCCAACAGCAGCGCCCCGGAAACAGCCTGGGCCAACCCTGCCGCGTGGTCGCCCTCCACATCGTGGATGATCGCCAACAAATGGGAGGATTGGGACGCATCGAGGGAGCTGATGCGAAACGAGGCGGAGCGGTCGATCCATCGGGTCAGGTGGTCCATCGCGCAAATGTACCTCGAGGCCGGACAGGCGTTTACCTAGATCCTGCGATAGAGAGGGATGCAGCGAGCCCAGAACGCGCTGCAGATTGGCTTGGCGGGCGAGGAGGCGCACCCTAGTTTGGTGCGGTGACGAGACCGTACGAGCCAAGATGCTGTGCGGGCTGGGATGCGATGCGCCCGGTCCTATTGCTAGATCTAGGTTTACATTGCTAGATGGAATGATCCGATCCAAAGACCTCCTGCCGCTTTCCAGAGTGTACGTGACCGGCCTCGCCGGACTGCGCGCGCGCGACCATTTCCAGCGTCGTCGCCAGGAACACCTGGAAGCCGCCGCATTTCCGTGGATCTTCCACGGCCTGGAGAAGGAGCCCGGAGCGGACCTCCACTGGCTGATGAACGGCGTGAGGATCTTCCAGGAACCTTCCGTCCAATATCTGACCGGCATCAACCAGCCCGGCGCGACCCTGGTCCTGGATCCGACCGCCAAGGGAGCCGCCAAGCAGACGCTCTTTTTGCCCTGGAAGGACCCTTCCCGGGAATTTTGGGACGGAATCCGTCTAGGCCTGGAAAAGGGACGCGACGCCCGCGCCAGCCTGGAACATCTGCGCGAATTGCTGGGAATCGACCGCATCCTGCCTGCCGACGACCTCCCCGCGTTTCTTTCCGCCCTCGCCACGCGCCACGCTCAGCTGGGCGTGTTCCACCAGAGCTACCCGAACGGACAGAGTCTGTCCGACGACCCCTCCAACCGGTTCGCGTCCCTGGTGAAGAAACTCGCCAAACCGCACGGCTCCAAGGTGGTGTCCATCGCCACCGAACACCTGGCCCTGCGCCTGCCGCTGGATTCCTGGCAGATCGCCGAATGCGAGCGCGCCCAGGATTGGACGCGCGACTCCTTCCTGGAACTTCTGCCCCAAATTCCCTCGCTTGCCACCGAGCACGCCATCGCCGGGACGTTGGAAGGAAGCATGTTGCGCCGCAGCTCCTTTGGGCTGGCCTTTCCCACCATCTGCGCGGCTGGCGCCAACGCCGCCGTGCTGCACTACATGAAAAACGACGAGCCGGTGACCCCGGGGTCCATGGTCCTCCTGGACTTCGGATGCCGCAGCGCCTCCATGCATGCCGACATCTCCCGCACCCTGCCCGCCAACGGACGGTTCGATCCGCTCCATCGCCTGCTGTACGGGATCGTGCTTTCCGCCCAGGAATACGCGCAGAGCCTGGTGCGTCCCGGCATCACCATCCGCGAACTCAACAAGCTCGTGTGGCAACGCCTGGAAGACCTCCTGGAAGACCAGTTTTTGTCCAAGGGCGGCACCATGGTCCGGCCCTACGCGGAAGGGAAGCTTTCCACCATGCCGGGCAAGGCCAAGGCCCATCCCCGCCAGCCCCACGGCCTCTCGCACCTGATGGGCGAGCAGGAGCACGACGGCGACCCCTTCCGGCTCTACCAGGACCAGCCCCTGCGCCCCGGACTGCTGATCTCCAACGAACCCGGACTCTATGGCCGGTTCCGCATCCGTTTGGCTGGACGCACCCACGAATCCACCCTGGGCATCCGCATCGAGGACGACCTCCTCCTGACCGCCAAGGGATGTCGAAATCTGTCCACTGGCCTTCCGAAGGATCCGGACGCCCTCGAAAACCTGATCGGAGTCTCCCGATGAAAAGCCTCGCAAGATCTGCCTTCCTCGCCTTGTGCGCCACCCTGGTCTGTTCCTGCGACGGCCCCGGCACCGCCCCTCCCACAAACTCCTCCGGTTCCGAATTGCTCCTGGAAAATCCCACTTCCGGCATCTCGCAGGGCGGCGCTCCAACCGATCCCGGCACCGACCCGGACGCGGGCGCCTACACCCTCCTGGACACCACCAACCTTCTCGGACCCGTGGCATTCCCCGTGGGCGGATCCGTCCGGCGCCTCAGCGCCTTCCTGGAAACCGACCGCACCTTGCACATCTGGGCCACTTCGGATGGCACGCAATCCGGGACCTACGACCGGCAGACCAACTGGTGGGTGGACATCCGGGCCGACGTCCCGTTGACACTCGATTGGGTCCGCAACGGCGAAGCGCCCTACAAATCCACCCTCTGGAGAAACGACTCCGGCAGAAACTGGCAAGCCGACATGCCCACCCTGGCGGTCGCACACGAGTTTCGCGTGAAAGGCCCCAAGGGGACCGTGGTGCATTTCAAGGTCAGCGCGAGATCGAGTCTACGTCCAACCAACTACGAGGTCGGCTGGGTACCCGACGCGGTTTCCAACGCGGATCTCGTCCCGATGCTCACCATGGGCATGAAGCAGAAACCCATCGGAACCTCCACTTTCAGCGTGCGCCTGCCTTGAGCACCTCCATCCTCCTTTGCGCCTGCCCGGATCGCCCCGGCGTGGTCGCCCGCGTCACGGGCTTCCTGCACACCTACGGCGCGAACCTGGTGCACGCCGACCACCACGCCGACCTGGCCGAGAAGGTCTCGTTTCTGCGCCTGGAATGGGAAGCGGAAGGCTTCTCGCTGGACCAGTCCGGCTTTCGCGCCGCCTTCACGCCCATCGCCGAATCCATGGGCATGACCTGGAGCGTGCATCGCGCCGACACCTGGACCAAGGTGGGCATCCTGGTGTCCGCGCAGGATCACTGCCTGGTGGATTTGCTGCACCGGTTTTCCACCGGCGAGCTGGACGGAACCTGCGCGTTCGTGGCCGGAAACCACGAGGCTCCCTCGGCGTTCGCCAAACACTACGGAGTCCCCTGGACCACTCTGGATTCCCGCGCCGGCGACGAAGAATCGAAGCGCAGGTCGGAGGACAAGGTCCTCTCGCTGTGCCAGGAACACGGAGTCGGCCTTCTGGTGCTGGCCCGCTACATGCAAGTCCTATCGAGTCATTTTCTGTCACAAACGACTTTTCCCACCCTGAACATCCACCACTCCTTCCTTCCCGCCTTCAAGGGCGGGCGCCCCTACCACCAGGCCTGGGAACGAGGAGTGAAGGTGATCGGCGCCACCGCCCATTACGTCACGGAAGACCTGGACGAAGGCCCCATCGTGGATCAGGACGTCTCCCGTGTCAGCCATCGCGACACGGTGGAAGACCTGGTCCGCAAGGGACGCGACCTGGAAAAGCTGGTGCTGGCCCGGGCGGTACGGCTCCATCTGTCCCACCGCGTGCTGCGCCACCGCCATCGCACCGTCGTGTTCGATTGACTCCACAGATGCCATTGGTGGAGACCGAAACCCAAAGCGACCACCATCGTACCCGGGAATTGTCTAACTTCCAGAACAGACCATGAACGCTGCTCAACGCATCAACGGCATCTTCTTCCATGTACCGGACTTGGACGAATCGTTTCCCAAGCTGCTCTCCCATTTCGAAGAGCTGCAGTTGATGATTCTCAACCACGAAGACACCCCGCTGATCGAGGCCAAGTTCAAGCACGGAGCCCTGCTGGCCATCCGGACCTTCCGCCGCGAAGAAGAGGCGATGGAACTTTGCCGCGACCCGGGTCAACTGATGCACAAGACCGCCCACCAGAAGTTCCTGCGCACGGTGCAGGAGTTGTCCGCGATGGCCACCAAGGACGGACCTTCCGTCCCTCTGGCCCAGGATGTCCGCAACCGCATCGTGGAGTGGATCGTGGATCACCACCGGCTTATGAACGCCTCCCTGGGCCGCCTGATCAAGGAAGCCGTCAACCGCTCGATTCGCCACCACCAGGAATCCGACGGCGGAGCCCTGTTCCCGGGCTGATCGCCTCGCGCTCTAGAGCTGGAGCATCTCCTGGCTCGAGCGCGGATGCACGGAAAGCCCCAGATGCCTGGCTGCAGCCGGCGTGGCCACGCGTCCGCGCGGGGTGCGTGCCAACAGTCCGAGCTGGATCAAGTAGGGTTCGTAGACCTCTTCGATGGTCTCCTGGTCTTCGTTGAGGGCGGCGGAAAGCGTGGACAGCCCCAACGGTCCGCCTTCGAAGCGATCGATCAAGGTCGTCAGAATCCGTCGATCCATCTCATCCAAGCCAAGCTCGTCCAGCCCCAGGATGGATAGCGTCTTTTCCGCCACCATGCGATCGATTGCCTCCTTGCGCAACACCTGCGCGACATCCCGGCAACGGCGCACCACGCGGTTGACCACGCGGGGTGTCCCGCGACAACGCCTGCCCAACAAGGTGGAAGCTTCCGCATCCAGCGAAAATCCCAGGATTCCGGCGGTCCGCTGGCCGATGATCTCGATCTCTTCCGCGCGATACGGATCCATCCGAAACGTCAGGCCGAACCGGTCGCGCAACGGACCCGTGAGCATGCCCGTGCGCGTGGTGGCGCCCACCAGCGTGAACCGAGGCAGCGGAAGATGCACGGAGCGAGCGGAGGGGCCGGACTCCAGCAGGATGTCGATGGCGAAATCTTCCATGGCCGGATAGAGGTATTCCTCCACGGTGCGGTTCAGTCGATGGATCTCGTCGATGAACAGCACGTCGCCTTCGTTCAGATTGGTGAGCATCCCAGCCAGATCGGAAGGCCGGTCCAACACCGGGCCCGAGGTGACCTTCATCTTGGAGCCCATCTCGGAAGCGATGATGGAAGCCAACGTGGTCTTGCCCAAACCCGGTGGCCCCGCAAACAGCACGTGGTCCAATGGCTCCCCACGCTCACGCGCGGCCTGCAGGAAGATTCCCAGGTTTTCCCTCAATTCGGCTTGCCCGACAAAGTCGGAAAGCGTCTTGGGGCGCAGGATGTTTTCGTTTTCAAGGTCTTCGGTCCGCTGGACCGGATTGAGCAACCGATCGGACATGCAGGGAAAGCTAACCCAGATCCGAACTTCTATCTTCGTTTGCCTATGTTCTTCGCACTTCTGTGGTCCTTTCTTCTCCCGTCGGCGCCCCTCGGCGACTCCCTTGCCGCCGTGTTTCCCTCCGATACGGCCAAAACCCGCCTCAAAATCCAGGCCGTGCGACACATCGACACCATCGAATGCGTCAACCACGGGGCGTTGGAAGGTTCGAAGATCATCACTCCGGCGGATTCCCTCGTGTACCGATGGGCCGAGTCGCTGCGCGACGACATCCTCCATTCCCGCACCAAGCGTTCCACCATCGAACGCCGACTCTTGATCGCTCGTGGCGATGTGCTCGATTCCGCCAAATTGCAGGAATCCGAACGGCTGTTGCGCATGGAACGTTTTCTGGCCGACATCAAGATTCGCGACACCCTGCTCGCCGATGGCCGGACATTGGTTCGAGTGGAGACCTGGGACCGTTGGTCGACCGGCATCATCGCCAACACCAGTCGTGCTGGCGGCGTGTTCGCCTGGTCCCTGGGCGTGCGCGAATCGAACCTGATGGGAACGGGCCAGGATGTGAGCTTTTCCTACGGTCAAAACGACGGAGACGAAGCCTGGACGGTGGGCTACACCAACACCGCCCTGTTCACCCAAGGATTGAAGCTGGATGTGGTCGCAGCGGTACTGACCGACGGCCACACGGTCTCCTTCGATTTCGGCATGCCCTCGCTCCACCGCTACCAGAATTGGGCCTGGCGCATCAAGGGCGTGGACCAGAGCTACCAACGCAATGTCTTCGCTCCTCCCGAGGTCTCGCGCGCCTTGACCAAACGAATCGGAGCCGCATGGGCCGAAGATTCCTGGCTCTCGTCGGCCAACGACTCCAAGTACCGCGAAGTTCGCGCGAGCCTCACCCGGCTGTGGGGTGACGAAATCCGTCTCCACGCTTCGGTTCTGGCCGAATCCGAATTGGATAGTGCCGCAAATCCGGTATCCGCCTTCGCCTTTCCTGCCTCCCAACTAGCCGCCGCTCGTCAGGATCCTACGGTGCGCGAATGGCTCCGGCGTCCCGGTCACCGCGATGATCGGCGTC
This DNA window, taken from Fibrobacterota bacterium, encodes the following:
- a CDS encoding DUF3943 domain-containing protein, with amino-acid sequence MLIASILGVGAGSLFSQQPSDSVPVLDSVPRPAYFLPVIQIVGANAAMGAYNNYVRRAPYAEIDGETIWHNIAHEWVWDDNNFEVNQIGHPVQGGMYYSIARANGHGYFGSLAYTTLGSIHWEYFMETEPPALNDLATTRMGGAMLGETSWRLAEYVSGESTGETTGWLRKSGAFLLNPVFGIDRLLNGTPVRARSPKQHKLMGLHLSTSRAIGKGLMRAKGTANEPVAQVPLASTSIRLVHGDPFEAEKTFDHFSLNLGFSILTNPVANISLRGQLWKTDLFETDRTRHILEVTQNYDYLNSSIYRLSANSMGLEWMTEWKFAEKWRLWGRVQPVFIALGAASTEYYLNVERDYNLGLGGGWKTALSIRKPRFGMLTAFSDRYWIHTQSGASGDEVIDIHSIEIQKDLYKALGFGVSYHVYDRFGYYDEYPDVSIVNQEFRANVTLSL
- a CDS encoding Hsp33 family molecular chaperone HslO — its product is MDHLTRWIDRSASFRISSLDASQSSHLLAIIHDVEGDHAAGLAQAVSGALLLASDLKSGQTISLQLEVLDRIYYADATAEGLVRAKSAARGTSSDVALAKVRRLGEGGVHYQSVAEAPARTVQAVLQAFMDQSEQLPSWLDLPVELGASGLPSRVRGAWLRGFPTTALDQLAALDASWKARGAVWDPAAIGAGLSVDTWDVLARSEIVVFCPCTRERALTALVALGAESALDAKEKGEKLEVVCDFCRSAYSFDPIEVLSAL
- a CDS encoding DUF4395 domain-containing protein, with amino-acid sequence MASCPIAGYSINENVARLVAFWVVVAIALVLVLPLPWARWILLALACDFGLRGFSRPRWSVLARMSGSILTKLGVPSRRVDAGPKRFAARIGLGFSIALLAMSWTSGVEVFRVAAGMLGLCAALEFSLGLCVGCHLWSAWWALRQRVVA
- the purU gene encoding formyltetrahydrofolate deformylase — its product is MSTSILLCACPDRPGVVARVTGFLHTYGANLVHADHHADLAEKVSFLRLEWEAEGFSLDQSGFRAAFTPIAESMGMTWSVHRADTWTKVGILVSAQDHCLVDLLHRFSTGELDGTCAFVAGNHEAPSAFAKHYGVPWTTLDSRAGDEESKRRSEDKVLSLCQEHGVGLLVLARYMQVLSSHFLSQTTFPTLNIHHSFLPAFKGGRPYHQAWERGVKVIGATAHYVTEDLDEGPIVDQDVSRVSHRDTVEDLVRKGRDLEKLVLARAVRLHLSHRVLRHRHRTVVFD
- a CDS encoding aminopeptidase P N-terminal domain-containing protein → MIRSKDLLPLSRVYVTGLAGLRARDHFQRRRQEHLEAAAFPWIFHGLEKEPGADLHWLMNGVRIFQEPSVQYLTGINQPGATLVLDPTAKGAAKQTLFLPWKDPSREFWDGIRLGLEKGRDARASLEHLRELLGIDRILPADDLPAFLSALATRHAQLGVFHQSYPNGQSLSDDPSNRFASLVKKLAKPHGSKVVSIATEHLALRLPLDSWQIAECERAQDWTRDSFLELLPQIPSLATEHAIAGTLEGSMLRRSSFGLAFPTICAAGANAAVLHYMKNDEPVTPGSMVLLDFGCRSASMHADISRTLPANGRFDPLHRLLYGIVLSAQEYAQSLVRPGITIRELNKLVWQRLEDLLEDQFLSKGGTMVRPYAEGKLSTMPGKAKAHPRQPHGLSHLMGEQEHDGDPFRLYQDQPLRPGLLISNEPGLYGRFRIRLAGRTHESTLGIRIEDDLLLTAKGCRNLSTGLPKDPDALENLIGVSR
- the ruvB gene encoding Holliday junction branch migration DNA helicase RuvB; protein product: MSDRLLNPVQRTEDLENENILRPKTLSDFVGQAELRENLGIFLQAARERGEPLDHVLFAGPPGLGKTTLASIIASEMGSKMKVTSGPVLDRPSDLAGMLTNLNEGDVLFIDEIHRLNRTVEEYLYPAMEDFAIDILLESGPSARSVHLPLPRFTLVGATTRTGMLTGPLRDRFGLTFRMDPYRAEEIEIIGQRTAGILGFSLDAEASTLLGRRCRGTPRVVNRVVRRCRDVAQVLRKEAIDRMVAEKTLSILGLDELGLDEMDRRILTTLIDRFEGGPLGLSTLSAALNEDQETIEEVYEPYLIQLGLLARTPRGRVATPAAARHLGLSVHPRSSQEMLQL
- a CDS encoding DUF1847 domain-containing protein is translated as MECTLCKAKSCRSLESCGNESFSRDQVQEDYLQEGTQETVQAASRLVDGGRAGTLSRIEEIVEFALDRSWKKVGLAYCYGMEKDAATVSRHLRSKGLRVEAVSCTTGALAQDEVNAVSQIHKVSCNPLGQAEQIKAANVDLVLEMGLCLGHDLLFRASIAGIPATTLVVKDRTTDHAPLVAIRKLASPT
- a CDS encoding DUF2892 domain-containing protein; translated protein: MSTEPACKSTEPIVRRVAGIVILTSAALAWWVHPAWIALAAFAGFNLLQSSFTGFCPLEIILKKLDRS
- a CDS encoding sulfite exporter TauE/SafE family protein; the protein is MCPNFIYTWQSSLLFVLVGTVLGSLGAGGALLALPIFLMVLKVPMELAVPATTAVVGFAALSGAWDAWKTKRLDLSVLGRFAVPGMVLSALGSWVSHKIPGAILHWSFLAVVLFAGARLLLPRRASTETENTPKPDPTGLAVAGAGTGALMGLFGVGGGFLAMPALILRGGLSASAAVGVSLGAMALNAASSLAVQIPSGNLRWTLVAPALIAVLLGMEIGGWVSKRMPERVQERVLGILLLGVAVSLVVAQIR
- a CDS encoding endonuclease/exonuclease/phosphatase family protein encodes the protein MRTSPFLFRVFAASLALAPLVASAGSIHRSPHLIEGPVRPLPDSIPSRFTLVSWNTHKENHPGFLADLGALVDTSRADLVLLQEARVDSNPSALQSALSDRIWHLSANLAGKGVQYGVLTASSALPLEATPLLSKAGEPVARTRKASLVTRYRIAKDTLCVANVHALNFSPNLSGFRGQLVDLCARLRAHTGPLIVAGDFNTWSDRKQNLSDSVLGSIGLVRFGFGDQSTRRTSRFGHPLDHVYFHPAYLEVDTSWVQVRDSIASSDHAPLVVPFRLRR